The segment CAGTTTTTCTATCCTGCGCATAGGATTGACATTGGGCTACCACTACAGCTTGGGCCAATTGGGCCAAGCCTCCGCTCCATAAATTTAGCCTCAAAAAATCTTCTATTAAAAActgtaataatattattttggatCAGGCCATAATTTGGATCATAtacaactaggctccacaaagcccaacagaCGTCGTATGTTgaaactatctttttttttttaaacttcgaaattcaaaaataaattaaaaagataaaaaagaaagataaaatataaatcttGGAAGAGGGATAAAGTGATAAATCGGGACACAagttgtgatgccccaatttaattgattatgtgatgtgtgtacgtgtgtgatgagtcccacatcagatatttattgggttgaactgggctttattaacaatcgTAAGAAACCTCAATTGTGATTAGTTCTTTTGAGGTATAGAGCAGATGTGGTTAGCGTttttccttgggttgttacatatggtatcaaagcTGACTCGGTAATCCCGTGTGGGCTCATAGACACTACTCTACAAAGTGGGCTCTAATGAGGACATTAGGGacttaagtgggggagattgtgatgcacaaatttgattgattgtgtgatgtgtgtgggtgtgtgatgagtctcacatcaggtatttactgggttgaattgggttttattaacaactgcaaagaacctcaattgtgactagtccttttgaggtatagcgcagatgtgactAGCGCTTTTTCTTGAGTCATTACACAAGtagaataaatatttttattaatttattcaaAGAAATATCTTAAATCTATGTTGGGTAGGAAAATCTGTGTACCAAATATAGACTCTCTCAATTATTACATATATGGGTTATGTTAACATATGCTCTAAGGCATATATttataaaccaaattaaaaaaaaaaaattcatgaaaaaatgaaaaagttagtaactttttttttgacatattttttttattccttataaaatatttttaaaaatgaatgattaatATATACTCCAACCGGACTCTATATTTACaattagggataattacagcaaacccacctgaggtttggcccgtttacactttacctacccgtggtttaaaacttatcactttgcccacctgaggtgccttccgttagagatctgttacccacctctccctttgccgttagaaaaacacatttttagagaaaaacaaacataacaaagatcaaaaagttagggtttttttttttgcttaagaacttcttttagaacaaaacacaaaccaataGTATTGCTATTCTCTTGTCCATTGGTTATTCAAACATGTTTTCAATCCTTCACCCTTGCATGGAGCTTTGCACCCACCTTTCCTCCCATAATTTCCATACTACCCTCGTCATTCCCTCCATCTCTGGCACCACCACCACTCATATTTCCTCTTCCTTCTCTCAAAACCCACTCATCTTGGGTCCTCCTATGCGCCCTAGATCTAATCCGACCCGCCAGCAATCTGCCCTCGAACTCCAAGCCTATATCACCACCAACCGCTTTCAATCCCAACCTCCCATCATCTGCACCATCGTCAACTTCCAGATCGGGTGGACTAAAGAGGTCTTCCAAAAATTAAACTCAGCAAAAAGTAACTAAGTTACTCCCAGCAACACTAGCGTTATTAGCCGCAGACGGAATCTCAAAATGCCAGAGCCTCCCGACAGCCTTAACCAAGTACTTCCTACAAAGAAACTCTTCAGCAAAAGCCTTCTCTACTCTCCGATCAACATCGTGCAGGAACACGTGCGTCACACCGGATCCCTTCCTGTTCCTCGCCATGACCGCCGCCGAGAAAATCGCACCCATCCTACCTGGCGCTTCGGCGAAGTACCCTCTCGGCGCATCGATCATTATCAAATCCCACTCCGTCTCGTACACCTCGTCGGGAAGATTCTCGAGCGCCAAACGACACCGCGTGTTGCCACGTAGGTACGCATCGGACGACGAGCAGAGGCGTTCGGAGCGGTACGAGGAGAGGAGATGGTCGGCCTGGGAAAGCTGGGTTCGGTACTTGACCGTGTGGGCCTTCAGGTACGGCGAGTCCTTGAGAACCGTCTGGAACCACTTCGGATCTTCCTTGAGGAACACCGTTTTGCCACGTGGGTTCAGCGAGGTGCACCGTGTTGGCTGGGTGAAGCTCTTTCTTACCCGTTGCTTTTGAGCAGTGTGACTGGGATGATGGTATCACTCGCCGCCTTGGCATCTGGGCTCATGGTGATCGATCATTCTGATCGTAAAATCACGTGGGCTTTGATGttcaacttcttttcttttattactcTCCTAAGACTCCGACTCCAAGAACTctctttatctttctcttttgtcATAACAAATGATAGATTTAGAGTTTAGAGATTACAACACTCACagtctctctctccttttcttcttcctttgatttgattcataagaaagagagagagtttgagtaATGCAGTTTTAAGGCgaagttcttaagcaataaaaaaccctaactttttgatctttgttatgtttgtttttctctaaaaatgtgtttttctaacggcaaagggagaggtgggtaacagatctctaacggaaggcacctcaggtgggcaaactgataagttttaaaccacgggtaggtaaaGTGTAAACAGGCCAAACCTCATGTAGGTttgctgtaattatcccttacAATTATTTACCATTATTCATTATAGAAAGATACTCTATATTTACAATTATTCATTATAGAAAGATACTAAATATGAGATACCAaccccaacaacaacaatgtgATCTTTCCCAAGACATAGGTTAACTTGTGATTGTGAGCAAGATTGAAGGAATTATTGGGAACATCTTAAGATCGGCATGCTAtccaagtgttttttttttttttttttttttttgggctaggCCAAACAACCAAGTACTAGCTTGAAGAAACTTGAGTACTATAGTGCAGTATAGGAGATGTAATAAACAATTAACAAGAAAGcgaaaaggaaaaaatggaAATGGCTCCAATTTCGGATATGTTGGTACAAACTACATGAGCctcaattttttctaattttatattgttttattaaattatttttgagaagctattaatatttattaattacatatatattatatatcaatttttatgaGGTTTTTCATATATTCATTGACtaagaacaaataataatatgttTAACTAAGAGTCTTGTAATTTACATAGTtgatatctctttcttttttttaaaaaagaaatatttaaagtttaaattcttCTACctcaattattaaattatcaaaaataataataacgtaAATAAAATAGTAGAAGCTCAATAAACGATTAAAGCTCAAGTTTGAAATTGAGGGGGTGTTTGGATtgtgttttcataactcataactctgttttgatcactcataactcaaaaatgatgGGACCCATATGTGAGAAGTCTGTTTGGTTTttcataactctgttttcagtttttgttcCTATCAttcaattttctgatttttaagtgataagtaatggaaactgaaaacacattttaggtgttttcagtttccataactctgttttcgATGACATTTCTGTAAATAACATCACATACCTGGTCCCACTGTCAAActcagccgcaacttttgaccctctctttttctttttcttttttttcactggATTTGGTGTTTGgggttttttcattttcttttccctttttttttttttttttttttttttttttttttttttttttcactaggttCAGTGAGTTTGGGCATTAGgggttaaagaaaaaaaaaaaaaaaaaaaaaaaaaaaaaaaaaaaagagtaaaagttGCACCAAGTGACATGTATGGGGcccacaaacaattgaaaaatattgagtgatgacaagtgagtgatggtgccaaacgaAATGGTGTGTTTTAagtgatgagtaatgagtgaaGGAAACTGAGTAAGAAATGatgagtgataaaaaaaaaaaaaaaaaaaaaaaaaaccaaacaaggTCGGAGTattcaactatttttttttaaaaaattattggataAAAGAGTACTCAACtacttgttttattattattattattttattattattatttttttttaattattggatAAGAGAGTACTCAACtacttgttttattattattattttattatttttattattatttttaattatctaaCTACTGTAGCTAGCGATAAAGCTGCCAATGGCAATGGCATATCACTTTGATAATGAGAACACTAACAATCATTCAGCAAAGAGGAAAAAGAGTACTACACTACAACCAAAACttctattaaatataatttttaacaaatatcCACTTCCACTTAACTTTCCACATTGTTTCATTCAACAATTTCATCACTGTTTCCATGTTTAAGGCAATCTTGTTACCTCCGACCAATCTTGCAGGTGCGGCAGAGCAAGAAAATTTTTGTAGGGGCCAAGCTAAAtactataacaattttttttttaattatttatataaaaagagagTATTACTGTTATATAGTTAACTTTAACCGAACAAAGTTGGTTCTAGGGTTGTAAACGAGCCGAACTTTGTCAAGTAGTACATGTTTAAGCTTGATTCTTCAGTAAAATTTGAtagctttttagaccctttaaaaacacaattggattaaccaaggtaattagccaagttggtaacttagtccaaattaacaaatttaggttatcacaatcaaaacaatcatatcatgcaaagcagcggaaagataaataagataatgatatgatcacccaggaaaccaaaccggtaaaaacctggggaggatttaacctagttatcttcaaggtaaacttgaatccactatgaaagaatcgaagttgttcaacaggacttaaaccactaacatcctattactacccaccagtagaaacttactgacacgaccacgtgtaaactccgaaaccacggactccttctttcttggattctccagcaagtataAGCACActcgcttgtgtttctttaagttcttatgacAGCAACTGAAcaatcatcaagctcttgaagaaatcttcttcttgataatcctaagcttgtgtaaaggaaagctcctcacaaatcccacaagagatttacacaaacagcaataggAGCAACCTTTAGAGAGactttgggtacaaaaccctaaatacaaaaagaggcactctaatctctctaaaacaACTTCTAAAAAACGttctagggtttcccttatatataggagagttttacttgaaccctaatacgtttaagtagagtttgggctgaactggaattctgcaaaaaaataaatctgcatgtggttcgatcgatcgagtctaattttcgattgttcaagccttgcagatttagtccaataaattctgtaatcactcaattccaattttacaaataaacatactttgagcaagtctaaacctagactctatgctttaatcatggtttgccaacataatacaaattgaagttctaatacattagttcctaatttcttagaacctaacaatctccccctttggcaatccgtgacaaaacacatcacaaacatgaaatgctcaaagttacaaatagcccaaaaacaattcaacATAACTACTATTTATCAGTTAcaagtgtagacagcaacaTGACTGAATCAACTtgtatatttcctaaaacactcagcaaacgcataaacgcatgtgtgacagaaaaacaaaaacagtaaatcaacaaatatgcaaactaactctccccctaagttagatacatcaaaaacaatgttaactcaatgttaactccccctaaacagaacattcttgtattttccacacatattctcaaaacaatttcaaataaatctccccctttttgtcatgaattgaCAAAGataactcaaacaaagagtaacaaaggtcaagagaaaatagacaatcaagggaacacaaaacaattcaactctataaaaaatagagacaactccccctatgaacaacaaaggttaaaaacaagcttctcctcctataaaaataggaaaaacaaaacaagcgttgggaaaaacagttttagggaaaatttaggaggtggggaaaagaaaaacacacaaacctaatcttaaaaaaaattaagttgaaaatgcacataaagaaaaaatattctctctttcaataaatgcaaacttgacactatgtgaACCATAAatagttgcatgagtagagaaaatatttgcacattgattatctaacatatctcttaagaaaaatattttttgcgattcacaaaaaaaaaaaaaaaaaaaaaaaaaaaaaaaaagcatatactaaaaagtacataactcaaaaattaatcaatcaatttttaaatcaagttaagtacccaatttagcaaagtgtatgcatgttatatgtgaaaaaaatgagagatatgactgcaaaattGCAAGATGGATACTGAAAACAATGcgatgcatgtgaatcctaaacataaatgatgcataaaAATAGATTGgtcaaacactaaaaaaaaactgaaaatttttcagtttcttgaaaaacagagcattttaatgcaaaaactcctcaaagcacattgtattatgaataaaatgcatgagtatgagatgaaaagtttttttttaaaaaaaacacttgaattcaacctagatctttcttccaaaaacaagatttttaatcaatttgtctccaaaactcaaatattaaagacattttgcatcaaaatccaGGAACatgtaatcttggatggccacaacaagatcacgcacaatataatgtaccaagtttagcaaagaataacttaTGTAGtttgtgcaactagcaaaaacttgaaaaacatgtgaggtgatatgtaaatagaaatcaatcacaatttctacaaaattcatcacatagaatttgaaagagaatatcacttaaagagttacataatataactcccatatctcctagaaaacaagcttgcaaccATGTAAGTTTCTTAATTTGCCTCGtattgtacacaccaatttttatttgattgtgaagttattaaagcccaataatgtacacaccaattttagcatttaaaccgaggctacaccttatattctttttgtgcacgtgctacactttctcgagtacaaaatcttacgatatgcactaaggtgttcatgattggctagtaaacagtggtgagatagttatttatgcctttctctaaaggttcaagtccgacagtaaaaaacatgtgacttcaagatcaagataaagtgatcaaaaccataaacatctttcccacacaacatgcactacaaaggtcaaactagtaaagtgcaaaaaataagctcatccaagctaaacaaggtacataaacttgttatgtaaagataatatgaccAATCCTTggttataaatccaagatgtaagatacaaaacacaaaaaactttttggtttaaaaaatttatgacaaaaaacaaaaaacacacattatgctaaatgaacaatgcaaatgcaatgcatgatagTGCTTAACTAAGTTATAGAgagtacacaaacaagaaatatcaatttcttaattaacccataagtacatgtacaaactagtacatactcatacaaaattataaatagctTAGTACTTATATagcacatactattcaagtttctccacaatgtcaagcatgttcaaaatcaagaaagatatcataattcatgtaatcctcaagaaaaataaaacaagactcaaaataaaatattttcgtctttttgaaaatttttcaatgtttttggattttttttttattaaataaaaaaacattccaaaagaaaaaaaacaaccaaaaacaaaaacaagacatgtccacaaacaattgaaagaattaaatcagggacaagtcagTAAAACTCACcttggagaatcttttctcacccatatagcacgagccttcggctttgtaggtgaaaatccataagaagcagagtgtatttgagggattacgcCAATCTTCTAAGAAAGACTGAAATCTTGCAAATTCCTTttacaagccaacaagcttaaattcttcaaaagaatatgaaataatttatatggacttatggcaggagaaataccatcacaaatcctagattgaaatacagaatgcttaaatttcagtttatgacaattaggacgaatgtgaccacAGACACCATAATAATGgcaaacaggaacaaatttaggaacatcagtattcctagtAAGGTTTCCGGTCACAAGCATTGAttcttgcctcaacaaagaacaaatttagtctaatatgaccaacaacaccacaaaggtgaccagtaggcacaaaaacagatttatcaTGCTCTCCAACAGTAgatttagacttaggtttagaaacttcagcatCTACAgtagaacttttacctttgtctaacctagcaaaataagcattttctttattattcctcttaaaaggagggatataaactttctcagttttaggcttaagagaaacagaaataCTTCTGTTATCAATAGCAGGCTTGGCactagattcaactaactcttgttccaagcttttcatcttctcatcttgagaggaaatttgatttttcaaaaattcattctttttattagattcatctaatctaacaaccaattcctctttctaaagattagccaattttaactattccttgaatttcttaacaattttcatagatttcaattaTTCCTTACGAATAGTTTTAcaagcatcaataaaatcaacaaaaacatgagcagaaacatgatcagaaagacacttcaaattatccatgacaataggggttaaggatcagctcttagatcaaaagatctaaaacaaaaagagctacctgctctgataccacttgatggtttttagaccccttaaaaacacaattggattaacctaggtaattagccaagttggtaacttagtccaaattaacaaatctaaattatcacaatcaaaacaatcatatcatgcaaagcagcggaaagataaataagataatgatatgattacccaggaaaccaaaccggtaaaaaactgggaatgatttaacctagctatccttatggtaaacttgaatccactatgaaagaatcgaagttgttcaacaggacttagactactaacatcctattactacccatcagtagaaacttactgacatgaccacgtgcaagcttcgaaaccacggactccttctttcttggattctccagcaagtacaagcacacctacttgtgtttctttaagttcttatggcggCAACTAAACGATCAttaagctcttgaagaaatctcattcttgataatcctaagctagtgtaaaggaaagctcctcacagatctcacaagagatttacacaaaaacagcaatatgagcaacctttAGAGAgcctttgggtacaaaaccctaaatacaaaaagaggcacaagaggcactctaatctctctaaaacaACTTCTAAAAAACAttctagggtttcccttatatataggagagtATTACTTGAACCCTAATACATTTAAGCAGAGTTTGGGCTGAACTGGAAttcaatagaaaaataaatctgcacgtggttcaatcgatcgagtctaattttcgatcgatagAGCCTTGTAGATTTAGTCTAATAAATtttgcaatcactcgattccaattttacaaataaacatactgtaaggttgaatttaatcaaccatcttattggctttattccgtgccaaatttgcttgtattacaacatttagtaaccctgtatttaggtgggtttgttgtaagggtagtgagtgagatagagtgttgattgctcaagagtgtgcaagaaaacagagactcgcgggtgacttgcggctgcaagccaccagacgcagcacacgtgccaagcatgccagaaggtgaacagtcatgctagttggagcactacaggacaaaacaggataactggccatacggttatctcgcgactggatctcgcgactcagtcaagtcgcgaggccaagtcgcgagtcacccttgttttgaaaaacctgacgtttcacattctcctctcaccccagtataaataccccttatacccacaaatgaatgagagcttccagagagaattgtgagagaaaaaccctagagtaaaacaagattgattcacctacaatctatacattagagtctcttcaaattcctcaactctcttcctctccattgtcaaacccttgagaggcattttaccaaaaccttgttctcaccatattcatcactgtgagagggctgtttggtgttctgtgaagcagttaggaaggaaccaatctacattggttgatgctacggtctagtagaggaatccgggaagctagaaaagaaaaaggttcggcgcaacctcgttggagcaagaagcttggagggcttaggtgcactgggtagattaggcttggagggtctattgctatccatgtatcccaactacattttctagtggattgttaccgcttggagggcggcggaaaggttttacgccggggcttcggtttcctcttcgataacacatcgcgtgttgtctttgtgtttgcatcttccttcccatttatctttgccttttattatctgctgtgggttgtgatttttatttggcttagatagtttttccaattctatattatagcttgtgttcattttccgcacactagttgtttgacataaagcttgaattggttaatttggaaattgggggtctaaacgttcaagggtgtttatacacatatttgaactttcacatacTTTGAACAAGCCTAAACCTAgtctctatgttttgatcatggtttgccaacataatacaaattgaaattctaatacattagttcctaatttcttagaacctaacaaaattaaaaaagctCAAGCTTTGCTTAAGCTTGAGACAAGCCTAAAATATTGTTTGAGCTTGAGCTTGTAGGAAAGCCAAAAAAACTTGAGCTTGACTTGGATTGGCTTGATtcattagtcaagccaagctcgaGCTCAGATCaagcttttgagcttgagattcaacaaaattatcttatcaaatgcttaaatcttccaaaatcaagtaaacaaaaataagaaaatagcatactcattttatcatgcttTTAGTT is part of the Quercus robur chromosome 9, dhQueRobu3.1, whole genome shotgun sequence genome and harbors:
- the LOC126699677 gene encoding probable methyltransferase At1g27930, coding for MGEKRFSKPTRCTSLNPRGKTVFLKEDPKWFQTVLKDSPYLKAHTVKYRTQLSQADHLLSSYRSERLCSSSDAYLRGNTRCRLALENLPDEVYETEWDLIMIDAPRGYFAEAPGRMGAIFSAAVMARNRKGSGVTHVFLHDVDRRVEKAFAEEFLCRKYLVKAVGRLWHFEIPSAANNASVAGSNLVTFC